One window of Kosakonia cowanii JCM 10956 = DSM 18146 genomic DNA carries:
- the kdpA gene encoding potassium-transporting ATPase subunit KdpA, which translates to MAAQAFLLVAGFLLVLFLLARPLGSLLAKLIAGQPLPGVGMVENLLWRGLGIDTREMSWRHYLLAILWLNLLGLALLFALLMLQGILPLNPQNLPGLSWHLALNTAVSFVSNTNWQSYAGESTLSYFSQMVGLTVQNFLSAATGIAVVFALIRAFARRSMETLGNAWVDLTRITLWVLLPLALLIALFFIQQGTLQNLLPYQPYTSLEGVQHLMPMGPVASQEAIKMLGTNGGGFFNANSSHPFENPTALTNFVQMLAIFLIPAALCFAFGEAVSDRRQGQMLLWAMSIIFVVCVAIVMRAEWLGNPHFLTLGGDSTINMEGKESRFGILASSLYAVVTTAASCGAVNAMHDSFTALGGMIPMWLMQIGEVVFGGVGSGLYGMLLFVLLAVFIAGLMIGRTPEFLGKKIDVREMKMTALAILVTPALVLIGTALAMMTDAGRSGMFNPGIHGFSEVLYAVSSAANNNGSAFGGLSANTPFWNCLLAFCMFVGRFGVIVPVLAIAGSLVSKKIQPTSSGTLPTHGPLFIGLLIGTVLLVGALTFIPALALGPVAEYLQF; encoded by the coding sequence ATGGCCGCTCAAGCGTTTCTTCTGGTTGCCGGCTTTTTGCTGGTGCTGTTCCTGCTGGCGCGCCCGCTTGGATCGCTGCTGGCGAAGCTGATTGCCGGTCAGCCTTTGCCGGGCGTTGGCATGGTGGAAAACCTGCTCTGGCGCGGGTTGGGTATCGACACCCGTGAAATGAGCTGGCGGCACTACCTGCTGGCGATCCTGTGGCTCAATCTGCTTGGCCTCGCCCTGCTGTTTGCCCTGCTGATGCTGCAAGGCATCCTGCCGCTGAACCCGCAGAACCTGCCTGGCCTCTCCTGGCACCTGGCACTCAACACTGCGGTCAGCTTTGTCAGCAATACCAACTGGCAATCCTACGCCGGTGAAAGCACGCTGAGTTACTTTAGCCAGATGGTCGGCCTGACGGTGCAGAACTTCCTCTCTGCCGCCACCGGCATCGCGGTAGTGTTTGCGCTGATCCGCGCCTTCGCCCGCCGCAGCATGGAGACGCTGGGCAACGCGTGGGTCGATCTGACGCGCATTACGCTCTGGGTATTGCTGCCGCTGGCGCTGCTGATCGCCCTCTTTTTCATCCAGCAAGGCACGCTGCAAAACCTGCTCCCCTACCAGCCCTATACCTCTCTCGAAGGGGTTCAGCACCTGATGCCAATGGGCCCGGTCGCCTCGCAGGAAGCGATTAAAATGCTTGGCACCAACGGCGGCGGTTTCTTTAACGCCAACTCCTCCCATCCGTTCGAAAACCCGACGGCGCTGACCAACTTTGTGCAGATGCTGGCGATCTTCCTGATCCCTGCCGCGCTCTGTTTCGCCTTTGGTGAAGCGGTGAGCGACCGCCGCCAGGGGCAGATGCTGCTGTGGGCAATGTCGATAATCTTTGTCGTCTGCGTGGCAATTGTGATGCGGGCCGAGTGGCTAGGTAACCCGCACTTCCTGACGCTCGGCGGCGACAGCACCATCAACATGGAAGGTAAAGAGAGCCGCTTCGGTATCCTCGCCAGTAGCCTTTATGCCGTGGTGACCACCGCCGCGTCCTGCGGTGCAGTCAACGCCATGCATGACTCCTTTACCGCACTCGGCGGCATGATCCCGATGTGGTTAATGCAGATTGGCGAAGTGGTGTTTGGCGGCGTCGGCTCAGGTCTCTACGGCATGCTGCTGTTTGTCCTGCTGGCGGTGTTTATCGCCGGGCTGATGATTGGCCGCACGCCGGAGTTCCTCGGTAAAAAAATTGATGTCCGCGAAATGAAGATGACCGCGCTGGCGATCCTCGTCACTCCGGCGCTGGTGTTGATTGGCACGGCGCTGGCGATGATGACCGACGCCGGACGCAGCGGCATGTTCAACCCCGGCATTCATGGCTTTAGTGAAGTGCTGTATGCCGTCTCCTCCGCCGCCAACAACAACGGCAGCGCCTTTGGTGGCCTGAGCGCCAACACGCCTTTCTGGAACTGTCTGCTCGCCTTCTGCATGTTTGTCGGCCGCTTCGGCGTGATTGTGCCGGTGCTGGCGATTGCTGGCTCGCTGGTGAGTAAAAAGATCCAGCCCACCAGTTCCGGCACCCTGCCGACCCACGGCCCGCTCTTTATTGGCCTGCTGATCGGCACCGTGCTGCTGGTTGGCGCATTGACCTTTATTCCTGCCCTGGCCCTTGGTCCGGTGGCGGAATACCTTCAGTTTTGA
- the kdpF gene encoding K(+)-transporting ATPase subunit F, with protein MSAGVLIGIVLVFLLLGYLIYALINAEAF; from the coding sequence GTGAGTGCAGGCGTGCTAATCGGCATCGTGCTGGTTTTCCTGTTATTGGGCTACCTGATTTACGCCCTGATAAACGCGGAGGCATTTTAA
- a CDS encoding YbfA family protein: MNTYKMFPAHIVLMRRAFAVAAGLLALPVMLFWKDRARFYSYLHRVWAKTSEKPVWMDQAEKATCDFY; this comes from the coding sequence ATGAACACATACAAAATGTTTCCAGCGCACATTGTGCTGATGCGTCGTGCTTTCGCCGTTGCGGCGGGCCTGCTGGCACTGCCGGTGATGTTGTTCTGGAAGGATCGCGCACGGTTCTACAGCTATCTGCACCGCGTCTGGGCTAAGACCAGCGAGAAACCGGTATGGATGGATCAAGCAGAAAAAGCAACCTGCGACTTTTATTAA
- a CDS encoding YbgA family protein yields the protein MSEKIPVGISACLLGEQVRFDGGHKRLAFAVEELSPWMRFEPVCPEMAIGLPVPRPALRLVKEESGVSLRFSDKREGDLTEQMAHFSRERVSRLDHLCGYIVCAKSPSCGMERVRVYDADGKNNRKAGRGIFTDILMETHPWLPVEEDGRLHDPHIRENFVERIYALHELNSVRERGLTRGELIAYHSRYKLLLLAHSQPKYRELGRFVAAIHEWASLDEWFVEYRQRLMDLLSHQATRRNHTNVLMHVQGYFRKQLNARQREELSKLIDSYRQGIQPLLAPVTLLKHYMAEFPDAYLSGQRYFDPWPEALRLRYGH from the coding sequence ATGAGTGAGAAAATCCCTGTCGGCATCAGTGCCTGTTTATTAGGGGAACAAGTCCGTTTTGACGGCGGCCATAAGCGGCTTGCCTTCGCAGTTGAAGAGCTATCACCGTGGATGCGTTTTGAGCCAGTCTGCCCGGAGATGGCCATTGGCCTGCCGGTGCCACGTCCGGCGCTGCGGTTGGTCAAAGAGGAGAGCGGAGTTTCGCTGCGCTTTAGCGACAAGCGGGAAGGAGATTTAACCGAGCAGATGGCACACTTCTCCCGCGAGCGCGTCAGCCGTCTCGACCATTTGTGCGGCTACATCGTCTGCGCCAAATCCCCCTCCTGCGGCATGGAGCGGGTGCGCGTATACGACGCGGATGGCAAAAACAACCGCAAAGCCGGGCGCGGCATCTTTACCGACATTCTGATGGAGACCCATCCGTGGCTGCCGGTGGAGGAGGATGGTCGCCTGCACGATCCCCATATCCGCGAGAACTTTGTTGAGCGTATTTACGCCCTGCATGAACTTAACAGCGTGCGCGAGCGCGGCCTGACGCGTGGGGAGCTGATCGCCTACCACAGCCGCTATAAGCTGCTGCTGCTGGCGCACTCTCAGCCGAAATACCGCGAACTGGGGCGTTTTGTCGCCGCCATCCATGAGTGGGCCTCTCTCGACGAGTGGTTTGTAGAGTATCGCCAGCGCCTGATGGATCTGCTCTCACACCAGGCAACCCGCCGTAACCACACCAATGTGCTGATGCATGTGCAGGGCTACTTCCGCAAGCAGCTCAATGCCCGCCAGCGTGAAGAGCTGTCGAAGCTGATCGACAGCTACCGCCAGGGCATTCAGCCGCTGCTGGCACCCGTCACCTTACTGAAACACTATATGGCTGAGTTCCCGGACGCTTATCTCTCCGGACAGCGCTATTTTGACCCCTGGCCGGAAGCGCTGCGCTTACGTTACGGACATTAG
- the phrB gene encoding deoxyribodipyrimidine photo-lyase, translated as MTTHLVWFRTDLRVHDNFALAAACRSANATVKALFIAAPKQWQQHLMAPRQAALIESHLNALQQALAERGIELIYREVDDFAASVQAVAEVCEQEQVSHLFYNYQYELNERQRDAAVEKALPNVACQGFDDSVMLAPGSVMTGNREMFKVFTPFKNAFLRRLKEDLPECVAAPQPREGGALKVEPLSLNYPQQPFDEKLFPPDEKQAIARLRHFCQHQVAEYEQQRDFPVIEGTSRLSASLAIGALSPRQCLHRLLAEQPGVLEGGPGAVWLSELIWREFYRHLITYYPALCKHRPFIPWTEKVQWQDNPQHLEAWKKGMTGYPIVDAAMRQMNETGWMHNRLRMITASFLIKDLLIDWRVGERYFMAQLVDGDYAANNGGWQWAASTGTDAAPYFRIFNPTTQGERFDADGEFIRRWLPELKTVPPKAIHQPWVWADKQGVKLDYPRPIVDHKQARSATLAAYEAARKG; from the coding sequence ATGACCACCCATCTGGTCTGGTTTCGCACGGATTTGCGCGTGCACGATAACTTCGCGCTGGCGGCGGCCTGCCGCAGCGCGAACGCAACAGTAAAAGCCCTCTTTATCGCTGCGCCGAAGCAGTGGCAGCAGCACCTGATGGCACCGCGACAGGCTGCACTGATTGAGTCCCATCTTAATGCGCTGCAACAGGCGCTCGCCGAGCGCGGCATTGAGCTTATCTACCGCGAAGTGGATGACTTTGCCGCCAGCGTGCAGGCAGTCGCTGAGGTCTGCGAACAGGAGCAGGTCAGCCACCTTTTTTATAACTATCAATACGAGCTTAACGAGCGCCAGCGCGATGCGGCGGTGGAGAAAGCGCTGCCTAACGTCGCCTGCCAGGGGTTTGATGACAGCGTGATGCTGGCACCCGGCAGCGTGATGACCGGCAATCGCGAGATGTTTAAGGTCTTCACCCCCTTTAAAAACGCCTTTTTGCGCCGTTTAAAAGAGGATCTGCCGGAGTGCGTCGCTGCGCCGCAGCCGCGCGAAGGCGGAGCACTCAAGGTTGAGCCGCTGTCGCTCAACTACCCGCAACAGCCCTTTGACGAAAAGCTTTTCCCGCCGGATGAGAAGCAGGCCATCGCCCGCTTGCGCCACTTCTGCCAGCACCAGGTGGCAGAGTATGAGCAGCAGCGCGATTTCCCGGTTATTGAGGGCACCAGTCGTCTCTCCGCCAGCCTCGCCATCGGCGCACTCTCGCCGCGCCAGTGTCTGCATCGCTTGCTCGCTGAGCAGCCGGGTGTGCTGGAGGGCGGGCCGGGTGCGGTGTGGCTGAGTGAGCTTATCTGGCGCGAATTTTATCGCCATCTCATCACCTACTATCCGGCGCTGTGTAAGCACCGCCCGTTTATTCCGTGGACGGAAAAGGTGCAGTGGCAGGATAACCCGCAGCATCTGGAAGCGTGGAAAAAGGGGATGACCGGCTATCCGATTGTTGATGCAGCGATGCGTCAGATGAATGAGACCGGCTGGATGCACAACCGTCTGCGTATGATTACCGCCAGCTTCCTGATCAAAGACCTGCTTATCGACTGGCGGGTGGGAGAGCGCTATTTTATGGCTCAACTGGTGGATGGCGATTATGCGGCGAATAACGGCGGCTGGCAGTGGGCGGCCTCGACCGGCACCGATGCCGCGCCCTACTTCCGTATCTTCAACCCGACCACCCAGGGGGAGCGCTTCGATGCGGACGGCGAGTTTATTCGCCGCTGGCTTCCGGAGCTGAAAACCGTGCCACCGAAGGCTATCCATCAACCCTGGGTCTGGGCAGATAAGCAGGGCGTTAAGCTCGATTATCCGCGCCCGATTGTCGATCATAAACAGGCGCGAAGCGCCACGCTGGCGGCCTATGAAGCCGCGCGAAAAGGGTAG
- a CDS encoding type 2 GTP cyclohydrolase I, translating into MKNTELEKLINEKLNSAAFSDYGPNGLQVEGRDEVRKIVTGVTASQALLDEAVRLEADAVIVHHGYFWKNEAPIIRGMKRNRLKTLLANDINLYGWHLPLDAHPELGNNVQLAALLGITVQGEIESLVPWGELSMPVPGLVLASWIEARLGRKPLWCGDTGPATIKRVAWCTGGGQGFIDKAAAFGVDAFITGEVSEQTIHSAREQGLHFFAAGHHATERGGIRALGEWLTANTDLDVTFIDIPNPA; encoded by the coding sequence ATGAAAAATACCGAACTGGAAAAATTGATTAACGAAAAACTCAACAGTGCGGCGTTCAGCGATTATGGCCCGAATGGCCTGCAGGTTGAGGGGCGAGACGAGGTCCGCAAAATCGTTACCGGCGTCACCGCAAGCCAGGCGCTGCTGGATGAAGCCGTGCGCCTTGAAGCTGATGCGGTGATCGTGCATCACGGTTACTTCTGGAAAAACGAAGCGCCGATTATTCGCGGCATGAAGCGCAACCGCCTGAAAACCCTGCTGGCGAACGATATCAACCTCTACGGCTGGCATCTTCCCCTCGATGCCCATCCGGAGCTGGGGAATAACGTGCAGCTTGCCGCACTGCTCGGCATCACGGTGCAAGGGGAGATTGAATCGCTGGTGCCGTGGGGCGAGCTGTCGATGCCGGTTCCCGGTCTCGTACTGGCATCGTGGATTGAAGCGCGTCTCGGGCGTAAACCGCTGTGGTGCGGCGATACCGGGCCTGCCACCATCAAGCGCGTGGCGTGGTGCACCGGCGGCGGTCAGGGCTTTATTGATAAAGCCGCGGCCTTCGGCGTCGATGCCTTTATCACCGGCGAAGTATCTGAGCAGACTATTCACTCCGCGCGCGAGCAGGGGCTGCACTTCTTCGCCGCGGGGCACCACGCCACCGAGCGCGGCGGCATTCGCGCCCTCGGCGAGTGGCTGACCGCCAATACCGATCTGGATGTGACCTTTATCGATATCCCTAACCCGGCGTAA
- the pxpB gene encoding 5-oxoprolinase subunit PxpB: MQRARCYLLGETAVVLELEPPVQLATQKRIWRLTQRLATFPQVVEAIPGMNNVTVVLRDPTTLALDAIEHLQRWWEESEALEPESRAIEIPVVYGGEAGPDLAHVADHCGMSEKQVVELHASIEYRVWFIGFQPGFPYLGGMPEALTTPRRAEPRISVPAGSVGIGGAQTGIYPLASPGGWNLIGRTDLTLFNPRLAEPSLLRPGDTLRFIPSKEGVC; the protein is encoded by the coding sequence GTGCAGCGAGCGCGTTGTTATCTGTTAGGCGAAACCGCCGTCGTGCTGGAGCTGGAGCCACCGGTGCAGTTGGCGACGCAAAAGCGTATCTGGCGGCTGACGCAGCGGCTGGCGACATTTCCGCAGGTGGTGGAAGCGATCCCGGGGATGAATAACGTTACCGTTGTGCTGCGCGATCCCACCACGCTGGCGCTCGATGCGATTGAGCATCTGCAGCGCTGGTGGGAAGAGAGCGAGGCGCTGGAGCCGGAGTCACGGGCCATTGAGATCCCGGTGGTTTACGGCGGCGAGGCCGGGCCGGATCTGGCGCATGTCGCCGACCACTGCGGCATGAGCGAAAAGCAGGTCGTGGAGCTGCACGCCTCTATCGAATACCGGGTGTGGTTTATCGGTTTTCAGCCCGGTTTCCCCTATCTCGGCGGCATGCCGGAGGCGCTCACCACACCACGCCGGGCGGAGCCGCGCATTAGCGTGCCTGCCGGGTCGGTCGGCATTGGCGGTGCGCAAACTGGGATTTACCCGCTAGCCAGCCCCGGCGGCTGGAACCTGATTGGGCGTACCGATCTGACGCTATTTAACCCGCGCCTGGCGGAGCCGTCGCTGCTGCGGCCTGGCGATACGCTGCGCTTTATCCCGAGCAAGGAGGGCGTATGTTAA
- the pxpA gene encoding 5-oxoprolinase subunit PxpA — MRIDLNADIGEGFADNDRALMQVVSSVNIACGFHAGDAATMLTCIEQALANNVAIGAHPSFLDRENFGRKRMSTAPEVVYSEVLYQCGALAALAKSRGASLSHVKPHGMLYNQAAQDAALADAIARAVRDLNPALKLVGLAGSELIRAGERLGLATREEVFADRGYQASGQLVPRGEPGALIEDEQLALTQTLEMVQRRRVKSVEGDYAPVNAQTVCLHGDGAHALAFARHLRAAFIAEGITVSSR, encoded by the coding sequence ATGCGGATTGATTTAAACGCCGATATCGGCGAAGGCTTTGCCGACAACGACCGCGCGCTGATGCAGGTGGTGAGTTCGGTGAATATCGCCTGCGGCTTTCACGCCGGTGATGCCGCCACCATGCTCACCTGTATTGAGCAGGCATTGGCGAACAATGTCGCTATCGGCGCGCACCCGTCGTTTCTCGATCGCGAAAATTTTGGCCGCAAGAGAATGTCCACCGCGCCGGAAGTGGTCTATAGCGAAGTGCTCTACCAGTGCGGCGCGCTGGCGGCGCTGGCGAAATCCCGCGGCGCGAGCCTTTCGCATGTGAAACCCCACGGCATGCTCTACAACCAGGCAGCGCAGGACGCGGCGCTTGCCGATGCCATCGCCCGCGCGGTGCGGGATCTCAATCCCGCTCTAAAACTGGTCGGGCTGGCGGGCAGCGAGCTGATCCGCGCAGGCGAGCGGCTGGGGTTAGCCACACGTGAAGAGGTGTTTGCCGATCGTGGTTATCAGGCCAGTGGGCAGCTTGTGCCGCGTGGTGAGCCGGGCGCACTGATTGAGGATGAGCAGCTGGCGCTGACACAGACGCTGGAGATGGTGCAGCGCAGGCGCGTCAAAAGCGTTGAGGGGGACTATGCGCCCGTTAACGCGCAGACGGTCTGCCTGCATGGTGACGGCGCGCATGCGCTCGCCTTTGCCCGCCATTTACGCGCCGCGTTTATTGCCGAAGGCATTACCGTTTCATCACGCTGA
- the nei gene encoding endonuclease VIII: MPEGPEIRRAADTLEAAIKGKPLTEVWFAQPHLTDYAAGLVGQQIDAIETRGKALLTHFSGGLTLYSHNQLYGVWRVVKAGEIPETNRVLRVRLQAADKAILLYSASEIALLTPEQLAQHPFLLRVGPDVLDMRLTVEEVKARLLSPRFRRRQFAGLLLDQAFLAGLGNYLRVEILWHSGLTGQRKAEQLSESELDLLAEALLAIPRFSYQTRGRVDEKKHHGALFRFKVFHRAGKKCERCGGMIEKTTLSSRPFYWCPGCQR; the protein is encoded by the coding sequence ATGCCGGAAGGACCGGAGATCCGCCGTGCGGCGGATACGCTGGAAGCCGCGATTAAGGGCAAACCGCTGACCGAGGTCTGGTTTGCCCAGCCGCATCTTACTGATTATGCCGCCGGGCTGGTGGGGCAGCAGATCGATGCCATCGAGACACGCGGCAAAGCGCTGTTAACGCACTTTTCCGGCGGGTTAACGCTTTATAGCCACAATCAGCTTTACGGCGTCTGGCGCGTGGTGAAGGCGGGGGAGATACCAGAAACCAACCGCGTGCTGCGCGTGCGTTTGCAGGCGGCAGATAAAGCGATTTTGCTCTACAGCGCCTCGGAGATTGCATTGCTGACGCCGGAGCAACTGGCGCAGCACCCCTTTTTGCTGCGCGTAGGGCCGGATGTGCTGGATATGCGCCTGACGGTGGAGGAGGTGAAAGCGCGTTTGCTCTCGCCGCGCTTTCGGCGTCGGCAGTTTGCCGGGCTGCTGCTCGATCAGGCGTTTCTCGCAGGATTAGGTAACTATTTGCGCGTCGAAATTCTCTGGCACAGCGGGCTGACCGGGCAGCGCAAAGCGGAGCAGCTTAGCGAGAGCGAGCTGGATCTGCTGGCAGAAGCGTTGTTAGCGATCCCGCGTTTCTCATATCAGACCCGGGGACGTGTTGATGAGAAGAAGCATCACGGGGCGCTGTTTCGCTTTAAGGTGTTTCACCGGGCCGGGAAGAAGTGCGAGCGTTGTGGCGGGATGATTGAGAAGACGACGCTCTCTTCACGACCCTTTTATTGGTGCCCGGGGTGTCAGCGGTAA
- a CDS encoding citrate synthase, with protein sequence MADKKATITYNGDDAIELDVLQGTLGQDVIDIRSLGSKGVFTFDPGFTSTASCESKITFIDGDEGILLHRGFPIDQLATESNYLEVCYILLYGEKPTQAQFEEFTLTVTRHTMIHEQITRLFHGFRRDSHPMAVLCGVTGALAAFYHDSLDVNNPRHREIAAFRLLSKMPTVAAMCYKYSIGQPFVYPRNDLSYAGNFLHMMFSTPCEPYEVNPVLERAMDRILILHADHEQNASTSTVRTAGSSGANPFACIAAGIASLWGPAHGGANEAALKMLEEISTVKHIPEFLRRAKDKNDSFRLMGFGHRVYKNYDPRATVMRETCHEVLRELGTKDDLLEVAMELEHIALNDPYFIERKLYPNVDFYSGIILKAMGIPSSMFTVIFAMARTVGWIAHWNEMHDDGIKIARPRQLYTGYEKREFSSDLKKD encoded by the coding sequence ATGGCTGATAAGAAAGCAACCATCACCTACAATGGTGACGATGCTATTGAACTGGATGTGCTACAAGGCACGCTCGGTCAGGATGTTATTGATATCCGTAGTCTCGGTTCAAAAGGGGTTTTCACTTTTGACCCAGGTTTTACCTCAACCGCATCATGCGAATCGAAAATCACCTTTATCGACGGCGATGAAGGGATTCTGCTGCACCGTGGCTTCCCCATCGATCAACTGGCGACTGAGTCCAACTATCTGGAAGTGTGCTACATCCTGCTGTACGGCGAAAAGCCGACCCAGGCCCAGTTTGAAGAGTTCACACTGACAGTGACCCGCCACACGATGATCCATGAGCAGATCACCCGTCTGTTCCACGGTTTCCGTCGCGACTCGCACCCGATGGCGGTGCTGTGCGGCGTGACCGGCGCGCTGGCGGCGTTCTACCACGACTCGCTGGATGTGAACAACCCGCGCCACCGTGAAATCGCCGCATTCCGTCTGCTTTCCAAAATGCCGACCGTGGCCGCGATGTGCTACAAGTACTCCATCGGTCAGCCGTTTGTTTACCCGCGCAACGACCTCTCCTATGCGGGCAACTTCCTGCACATGATGTTCTCCACGCCGTGCGAACCGTATGAAGTGAACCCGGTTCTGGAACGCGCCATGGATCGTATTCTGATCCTGCACGCTGACCATGAGCAGAATGCGTCCACCTCTACCGTGCGTACCGCAGGCTCATCGGGCGCGAACCCGTTTGCCTGTATTGCGGCTGGTATCGCCTCCCTGTGGGGACCGGCGCACGGCGGCGCGAACGAAGCGGCACTGAAGATGCTGGAAGAGATCAGCACCGTTAAACACATTCCGGAATTCCTGCGTCGCGCCAAAGATAAGAACGATTCGTTCCGTCTGATGGGCTTCGGTCACCGTGTCTATAAGAACTATGACCCGCGCGCTACCGTAATGCGTGAAACCTGCCATGAAGTGCTGCGTGAACTGGGCACCAAAGACGATCTGCTGGAAGTGGCGATGGAGCTGGAGCACATTGCGCTCAACGACCCGTACTTCATCGAACGCAAACTCTACCCGAACGTCGATTTCTACTCAGGCATTATTCTGAAAGCGATGGGGATCCCGTCCTCCATGTTTACGGTGATCTTCGCGATGGCGCGTACCGTGGGCTGGATTGCGCACTGGAACGAGATGCACGATGACGGCATTAAGATTGCCCGTCCACGTCAGCTCTATACCGGTTACGAAAAACGCGAGTTTTCGTCAGATCTGAAAAAAGATTAA
- the sdhC gene encoding succinate dehydrogenase cytochrome b556 subunit, translated as MWALFMIKNVKKQRPVNLDLTTIQFPVTAIASILHRVSGVITFVALGILLWLLGLSLSSEEGFQAASAIMSSFFVKFIFWGILTALAYHAVGGIRHMFMDFGWLEENFAAGKRSANISFVITVVLSILAGVLVW; from the coding sequence ATGTGGGCGTTATTCATGATAAAAAATGTGAAAAAACAAAGACCTGTCAATCTGGATTTAACAACGATCCAGTTTCCTGTTACGGCTATAGCTTCCATTCTCCACCGCGTTTCCGGTGTCATCACGTTTGTGGCGCTCGGCATTCTGTTGTGGTTACTGGGCTTGTCGCTGTCATCTGAAGAGGGCTTCCAGGCCGCTTCTGCCATCATGAGCAGTTTCTTCGTCAAATTCATCTTCTGGGGCATCCTTACCGCGCTGGCGTATCACGCTGTCGGCGGCATTCGCCACATGTTTATGGATTTTGGCTGGCTGGAAGAGAACTTCGCCGCAGGAAAACGTTCCGCTAATATTTCTTTTGTGATCACTGTCGTGCTTTCAATTCTCGCAGGAGTCCTCGTATGGTAA
- the sdhD gene encoding succinate dehydrogenase membrane anchor subunit, producing MVSNASALGRNGVHDFILVRATAIVLTLYIIYMVGFFALHSEVTWGVWTGFFSSAFTKVFTLLALFSILIHAWIGMWQVLTDYVKHVATRLLLQLVIVVALLAYVIYGFVVVWGV from the coding sequence ATGGTAAGCAACGCCTCCGCATTAGGACGCAACGGCGTACATGATTTTATTCTCGTCCGTGCTACCGCTATTGTCCTGACGTTATACATCATCTACATGGTCGGCTTTTTCGCGCTGCACAGCGAAGTGACCTGGGGTGTCTGGACGGGCTTCTTCTCCTCCGCCTTCACGAAAGTCTTTACCCTGCTGGCGCTCTTTTCCATCCTGATCCACGCGTGGATCGGCATGTGGCAGGTATTGACCGACTACGTTAAACACGTTGCAACGCGCCTGCTGCTGCAGCTGGTGATTGTTGTTGCGCTGCTCGCGTACGTCATTTATGGATTCGTTGTGGTGTGGGGTGTGTAA